In Gemmata obscuriglobus, a single genomic region encodes these proteins:
- a CDS encoding glycosyltransferase family 4 protein, whose translation MRVLFLSPVSTLGGAERVLITAVAGVRRADPSVAVGVLTAGDGPLLAQARALGAEVEAVPVPGALARLGDSQLRSGGKWAGRLALLARTALAAPAGAGYVAALRAAVARFRPDVVHSNGIKTHLLSRFAVPRRVPVVWHLHDFYGLRPLAAKLLRRGSGRVRAGVAISEAVAADTAKALPGVPVRTALNAVDLTRFEPGGRSTDLDALAGVAPAPAGTVRVGLVAAYARWKGHLAFLDAAQQLAREAPSLPVRWYIVGGAIYATAAQFSEAELRAAAAERGLADRVAFVPFQTDTADVYRALDVMVHASTLPEPFGLTVAEAMACGRAVVVSAAGGAAELFTDGDDALGAAPGDVPGIAAAVRRFAESAELRLRLGANARRTAEAKFDSLRYGPQLLQIYREVTGPQ comes from the coding sequence ATGCGGGTGCTGTTTCTGAGCCCGGTGAGTACGCTCGGCGGGGCCGAGCGGGTGCTCATCACGGCCGTCGCCGGGGTCCGCCGCGCCGACCCGTCGGTTGCGGTGGGTGTGCTGACCGCGGGCGACGGCCCGTTGCTCGCCCAGGCGCGTGCGCTCGGGGCCGAAGTGGAGGCGGTTCCGGTCCCCGGCGCGCTGGCCCGGCTCGGCGACAGCCAGTTGCGGTCGGGTGGGAAATGGGCCGGCCGGCTGGCGCTGCTCGCGCGAACCGCGCTGGCCGCACCGGCCGGCGCGGGGTACGTCGCGGCCCTTCGCGCTGCGGTTGCGAGATTCCGGCCCGATGTCGTTCACTCGAACGGCATCAAGACGCACCTGCTCTCCCGGTTCGCGGTCCCGCGCCGGGTGCCGGTGGTGTGGCACCTGCACGACTTTTACGGGCTGCGCCCGCTGGCGGCGAAACTGCTGCGGCGCGGGAGCGGGCGGGTGCGCGCCGGGGTGGCGATATCCGAGGCGGTCGCCGCCGACACCGCGAAGGCGCTGCCGGGCGTGCCGGTCCGCACCGCACTGAACGCGGTGGATTTGACCCGGTTCGAGCCGGGTGGCCGTAGCACCGACCTTGACGCGCTGGCCGGGGTGGCGCCCGCCCCGGCGGGCACGGTGCGCGTGGGACTGGTGGCCGCATACGCTCGCTGGAAGGGGCACCTCGCGTTCCTCGACGCCGCACAACAACTGGCACGCGAGGCGCCGAGCCTGCCGGTGCGGTGGTACATCGTCGGCGGTGCGATCTACGCGACCGCGGCGCAGTTCTCGGAAGCGGAGCTGCGCGCCGCCGCCGCGGAACGCGGGCTGGCGGACCGGGTCGCGTTCGTGCCGTTTCAGACCGATACGGCGGACGTGTATCGGGCGCTCGACGTTATGGTCCACGCGTCCACGCTGCCCGAGCCGTTCGGGCTGACGGTCGCCGAAGCGATGGCGTGCGGCCGCGCGGTCGTGGTCTCTGCGGCGGGGGGAGCGGCCGAACTGTTTACCGACGGTGATGACGCACTGGGCGCCGCCCCCGGTGACGTGCCGGGAATCGCGGCGGCGGTGCGGCGCTTTGCCGAAAGTGCGGAACTGCGGTTGCGCCTCGGGGCGAACGCGCGGCGGACGGCCGAAGCGAAGTTCGACTCGCTGCGTTACGGCCCCCAACTGCTGCAAATATACCGCGAGGTGACCGGCCCGCAGTAG
- a CDS encoding (Fe-S)-binding protein: MATPTPNLADSEAQRTALPILSASVAAPTATGAPLPAPPHGHGTGSHGPRVDYELVLDCVHCGLCTASCPTYMETANEADSPRGRIYLMRGVIDGTLALDSDVKQHLDLCLNCRACETACPSGVQYGRLIEPFREFMNELEPERQVQSLNAVQKFLLFHVFPYRWRNRASLAPARLMQWTGLDWLTEKTGLMELVPGSLRNMKRMLPDLKPHYGQLPEVLEPIGPKRARVALFLGCVADALYPETNYATAKVLQANGCEVWIPRNQGCCGALHYHAAQEGPAREFAAQNCDTFGATNPETFKDVDAIITNAAGCGYQLKDYAHMMHATPHAEAAARLQSKVRDVSEFLVELGPVRPKHPLNIRATYHDACHLRHAQQIFKQPRQLLEMIPGLELIPLAESELCCGAAGSYNLTQPEMADRLGKRKTANIAATGAKALFTGNVGCLMQITRHLKALEPGVWCAHPVDALWASYSGEMPKGLEG; the protein is encoded by the coding sequence ATGGCCACACCCACTCCCAACCTGGCCGATTCCGAAGCGCAGCGGACCGCGCTGCCAATCCTCTCCGCGAGCGTCGCCGCCCCGACCGCGACCGGAGCCCCCCTCCCCGCCCCGCCGCACGGTCACGGCACCGGCTCGCATGGCCCGCGGGTCGATTACGAGCTCGTTCTCGACTGCGTCCATTGCGGCCTCTGCACCGCGAGCTGCCCCACGTACATGGAAACCGCGAACGAGGCGGACTCGCCCCGCGGGCGCATCTACCTCATGCGGGGCGTCATCGACGGCACGCTCGCGCTCGACAGCGACGTGAAGCAGCACCTCGACCTGTGCCTCAACTGCCGGGCGTGCGAGACCGCGTGCCCGTCGGGCGTGCAGTACGGGCGCCTCATCGAGCCGTTCCGCGAGTTCATGAACGAACTCGAACCCGAGCGGCAGGTGCAGTCGCTCAACGCGGTCCAGAAGTTCCTGCTGTTCCACGTGTTCCCGTACCGGTGGCGCAACCGGGCGTCGCTGGCCCCGGCCCGCCTGATGCAGTGGACCGGGTTGGACTGGCTCACCGAAAAGACCGGGCTCATGGAACTGGTGCCCGGGTCGCTCCGCAACATGAAGCGGATGCTCCCGGACCTGAAACCGCACTACGGACAGCTCCCCGAGGTGCTGGAGCCGATCGGCCCGAAGCGGGCGCGGGTGGCGCTGTTCTTGGGCTGCGTCGCGGACGCGCTCTACCCCGAAACGAACTACGCCACGGCGAAGGTGCTCCAGGCGAACGGGTGCGAGGTGTGGATCCCCCGGAACCAGGGGTGCTGCGGCGCGCTGCACTACCACGCCGCACAGGAAGGGCCGGCGCGGGAGTTCGCGGCACAGAACTGCGATACCTTCGGCGCGACCAACCCCGAGACGTTCAAAGATGTCGATGCGATCATCACCAACGCGGCCGGGTGCGGGTACCAGCTCAAGGACTACGCCCACATGATGCACGCCACGCCGCACGCGGAAGCGGCGGCGCGGCTCCAGAGCAAGGTCCGCGATGTCAGCGAGTTCCTCGTGGAACTCGGCCCGGTGCGACCGAAACACCCGCTCAACATCCGGGCCACTTACCACGACGCCTGCCACCTCCGGCACGCACAGCAGATTTTCAAACAACCGCGACAGTTGCTAGAAATGATCCCGGGGTTGGAACTGATACCACTGGCGGAAAGCGAACTGTGCTGCGGGGCCGCGGGCAGCTACAACCTGACACAGCCCGAAATGGCCGACCGGCTCGGGAAGCGAAAAACGGCCAACATCGCGGCCACCGGCGCAAAGGCGCTGTTCACGGGCAACGTCGGGTGCCTGATGCAGATCACGCGGCACTTGAAGGCGCTCGAACCGGGCGTGTGGTGCGCCCACCCGGTTGACGCGCTCTGGGCCAGCTACAGCGGCGAAATGCCGAAAGGACTTGAAGGGTGA
- a CDS encoding FAD-binding oxidoreductase, with product MADSIRIDEFDPLPVERPGTVAELGALVTRTRARKHGLYPVGGRTAIDFGRPPIKPGAACDTTALSGVIDYPARDMTITARAGTTFAALRAELAKEGQWLPIDVPSPERATLGGAVAVNASGPRRFGHGTLRDYVIGISFVTDDGVEVKAGGRVVKNVAGYDLMKLQIGALGTLGVVTQLTLKVKPKPEASAAVMFGCDTDSLAGVLDTIAASKTRPVAVELLNQTAWRTAGISATSSGPDAAWVFVVGFEEKGATVRWQAAALLNELKSAPIRHVTELPDTSALDALTALQGRQRSRFIAKLAVLPSKVAEAVARQPAGAAVHAHALSGVIWVHSDEAQPDGAVLHRCPPEQKKGLPIWGAVPPGWELMRHIKKTLDPDNVFNPGRLFGDV from the coding sequence GTGGCCGACTCCATCCGCATTGATGAGTTCGATCCGCTCCCGGTCGAACGGCCCGGCACCGTCGCCGAGTTGGGTGCGCTGGTCACCCGCACCCGCGCTCGGAAGCACGGCCTGTACCCGGTCGGCGGGCGCACCGCCATCGACTTCGGCCGGCCGCCGATCAAGCCGGGCGCCGCGTGCGACACCACGGCCCTTTCGGGCGTGATCGACTACCCGGCCCGCGACATGACCATCACGGCGCGCGCCGGCACCACCTTCGCGGCCCTCCGGGCGGAACTGGCCAAAGAGGGTCAGTGGCTCCCGATCGACGTTCCTTCGCCCGAAAGGGCGACCCTGGGTGGCGCGGTGGCGGTCAACGCGAGCGGCCCGCGCCGGTTCGGGCACGGCACGCTCCGCGACTACGTCATCGGCATCTCGTTCGTAACGGACGACGGGGTGGAGGTGAAGGCCGGCGGTCGCGTGGTGAAGAACGTGGCCGGCTACGATCTGATGAAGCTGCAAATCGGCGCGCTCGGCACGCTCGGCGTGGTGACGCAGCTCACCTTGAAAGTGAAGCCCAAGCCCGAGGCGAGTGCGGCCGTTATGTTCGGCTGCGACACCGACTCGCTCGCGGGCGTGCTCGACACGATTGCCGCGAGCAAGACGCGACCGGTGGCGGTCGAGCTGTTAAACCAGACCGCGTGGCGAACGGCGGGGATCAGCGCCACAAGCTCCGGACCGGATGCCGCCTGGGTGTTCGTTGTCGGCTTCGAAGAGAAAGGGGCAACGGTGCGGTGGCAGGCGGCGGCGCTGTTGAACGAGCTGAAGTCCGCCCCCATCCGCCACGTGACCGAGCTACCCGACACTTCGGCTCTCGACGCGCTGACGGCGCTGCAAGGACGTCAGCGCTCGCGGTTCATCGCGAAGCTCGCGGTCCTGCCGAGCAAGGTGGCGGAGGCGGTGGCGCGGCAACCCGCTGGAGCCGCCGTTCACGCGCACGCGCTGTCGGGTGTGATCTGGGTTCACTCGGACGAAGCACAGCCGGACGGGGCGGTGCTGCACCGGTGCCCGCCGGAGCAGAAAAAGGGGCTCCCGATCTGGGGCGCCGTGCCACCCGGATGGGAGCTGATGCGGCACATCAAGAAGACGCTCGACCCGGATAACGTGTTCAACCCCGGCCGCCTGTTTGGCGACGTGTGA
- a CDS encoding HD domain-containing phosphohydrolase: protein MEPPSTEQPCVTLSLAGDGTAPRTWTASGHLRMGRLPELEVALDDLSVSRLHAEVYLLDEVWVVRDRGSSNGTVLNGVRIGRTPQPLKAGDTIQIGALVFTVDLVRVRPIAVRLGNQTVHVEAAARRHPDPIDTTAPVGAGPERPGFLRLIRAAHRLAEAPRPADALQALISDALVCFGARRAAVFLVDDATGHLAARHFAARGGRPPGKTLAAVALRRRQSLLFADRTEAARYQAESAVSGDLNSVICAILQAPDRAFGALHLDRGMEAEPFTAADLELADTLADAVALGLDRQQLIERNRAMFVQTVTALAQAVEMRDEYTGNHTQRVTTYALLLADELGLPDEDRKQLQVATLLHDIGKIGIDDAILRKPGRLSDAEFTQMKTHVLRGAEIVQMIPGLAWALPVVRGHHERWDGRGYPDALKGEEIPLTARVVAVADAFDAMTSDRPYRAGMPAARAFAELQTGAGTHFDPACVEAFARLRPRLEALLEREARERRDAEAGLHTLTRQELDRERAALAGAALAALRDAVHEKAGADRV, encoded by the coding sequence ATGGAACCGCCCAGCACCGAGCAGCCGTGCGTCACCCTTTCACTCGCCGGCGACGGCACCGCCCCGCGCACCTGGACCGCGTCCGGGCACCTGCGCATGGGCCGGCTCCCGGAACTCGAGGTCGCCCTCGACGACCTGTCCGTGAGCCGGTTGCACGCCGAAGTGTACCTGCTCGACGAGGTGTGGGTGGTCCGCGACCGCGGCAGTTCCAACGGCACGGTCCTGAACGGCGTACGCATCGGCCGCACCCCGCAGCCGTTGAAGGCCGGCGACACGATCCAGATCGGCGCGCTGGTGTTCACGGTGGACCTCGTCCGGGTTCGGCCGATCGCGGTGCGGCTCGGGAACCAAACGGTTCACGTCGAGGCCGCGGCCCGGCGGCACCCCGACCCGATCGACACGACCGCCCCGGTCGGCGCCGGCCCCGAGCGGCCGGGCTTCTTGCGACTGATCCGGGCGGCACACCGGCTGGCCGAAGCGCCGCGGCCCGCGGACGCGCTTCAGGCGCTAATCAGCGACGCGCTGGTCTGTTTCGGGGCCCGCCGGGCGGCGGTGTTCCTCGTGGACGACGCGACCGGCCACCTCGCCGCCCGGCACTTTGCCGCCCGCGGCGGGCGCCCGCCCGGCAAGACGCTCGCCGCGGTCGCGCTGCGGCGCCGGCAGTCGCTGCTGTTCGCGGACCGAACCGAGGCCGCCCGCTACCAGGCCGAGAGCGCCGTCAGCGGCGACCTGAACTCCGTCATCTGCGCGATCCTCCAGGCGCCGGACCGCGCGTTCGGTGCCCTCCACCTGGACCGCGGGATGGAGGCCGAACCGTTCACCGCCGCGGACCTGGAGCTGGCCGACACGCTGGCCGACGCGGTCGCGCTCGGGCTGGACCGGCAGCAACTGATCGAGCGGAACCGGGCCATGTTCGTCCAGACCGTCACGGCGCTGGCCCAGGCCGTGGAGATGCGCGACGAGTACACCGGCAACCACACCCAGCGGGTCACCACCTACGCGCTGCTGCTGGCCGACGAGTTGGGGCTGCCCGACGAGGACCGCAAGCAGCTCCAGGTGGCCACACTGCTCCACGACATCGGCAAGATCGGCATTGATGACGCCATCCTCCGGAAGCCGGGGCGGCTGTCGGACGCCGAGTTCACGCAGATGAAGACGCATGTGCTGCGCGGGGCGGAGATCGTCCAGATGATCCCCGGGCTCGCGTGGGCGCTGCCGGTCGTCCGGGGGCACCACGAGCGCTGGGACGGGCGCGGGTACCCGGACGCACTGAAGGGCGAAGAGATCCCCCTGACCGCTCGCGTGGTGGCGGTGGCGGACGCGTTCGACGCGATGACCTCGGACCGCCCGTACCGGGCCGGGATGCCGGCCGCGCGGGCGTTCGCCGAGCTGCAAACCGGCGCCGGCACCCACTTCGACCCGGCGTGCGTGGAAGCGTTCGCGCGCCTCCGGCCGCGGTTGGAAGCGCTCCTGGAGCGCGAAGCGCGGGAGCGGCGTGACGCCGAAGCCGGGCTCCACACGCTGACGCGCCAGGAGCTGGACCGCGAGCGGGCGGCGCTGGCCGGCGCGGCGCTCGCGGCGCTCCGCGACGCGGTCCACGAGAAGGCCGGCGCGGACCGGGTCTGA
- a CDS encoding sugar phosphate nucleotidyltransferase, which produces MEVTKAVITAAGRSQRGLPVQALVDRDGAEKRALEVVLDEAVEAGAEEVCLVIAPGDAAAYRAAAGPHAGRLTFVEQPEPLGYGHAVLLAREFTAGRPFLHMVSDHLFVARGATRSAKQVADLARAEGCAVSAVQPTRERALRFYGAVGGRRVPRRPDLYEVQHVLEKPTPSEAEQVLSVPGVRAGFYLCFFGIHVLTPAVMGLLAEQAARGAEPLALSPALAELARRERYLALEVAGQRYDTGLKYGLLTAQLALALDGVDRERILAQIIDLLAQRG; this is translated from the coding sequence ATGGAAGTGACCAAGGCGGTGATCACGGCCGCGGGCCGCAGCCAGCGGGGGCTGCCGGTGCAGGCCCTCGTGGACCGCGACGGCGCGGAAAAGCGGGCGCTGGAGGTCGTGCTCGACGAGGCGGTCGAAGCGGGCGCCGAGGAGGTGTGCCTGGTGATCGCGCCGGGCGACGCGGCCGCGTACCGGGCGGCCGCCGGCCCCCACGCGGGGCGGCTCACCTTCGTGGAACAGCCCGAGCCGCTCGGCTACGGCCACGCGGTGCTGCTCGCCCGCGAGTTCACCGCCGGCCGCCCGTTTCTGCACATGGTCAGCGACCACCTGTTCGTCGCCCGCGGGGCCACCCGCTCGGCGAAGCAGGTCGCCGACCTGGCCCGGGCCGAAGGGTGCGCGGTCTCGGCCGTGCAGCCCACCCGGGAGCGGGCGCTGCGGTTCTACGGGGCCGTGGGCGGGCGCCGGGTGCCCCGCCGCCCGGACCTGTACGAGGTCCAGCACGTGCTCGAGAAGCCGACCCCGAGCGAGGCCGAGCAGGTACTCTCGGTGCCCGGGGTGCGGGCCGGGTTCTACCTGTGCTTCTTCGGCATCCACGTGCTCACCCCCGCGGTCATGGGCCTCCTTGCCGAGCAGGCCGCGCGGGGGGCGGAGCCGCTGGCCCTCTCCCCGGCGCTCGCCGAACTGGCCCGGCGCGAGCGCTACCTCGCCCTTGAGGTGGCCGGGCAGCGGTACGACACCGGGCTCAAGTACGGGCTGCTCACGGCGCAGCTCGCCCTCGCCCTCGACGGCGTGGACCGGGAGCGGATCCTGGCCCAGATCATCGACCTCCTGGCCCAGCGGGGCTGA